Proteins encoded in a region of the Triticum dicoccoides isolate Atlit2015 ecotype Zavitan chromosome 3A, WEW_v2.0, whole genome shotgun sequence genome:
- the LOC119269893 gene encoding fructokinase-1-like has product MAAKRELVVSFGEMLIDFVPTVAGVSLAEAPAFVKAPGGAPANVAIAVARLGGAAAFVGKLGDDEFGRMLAGILRDNGVDAGGVVFDSGARTALAFVTLRADGEREFMFYRNPSADMLLTADELKVDVIKRAAVFHYGSISLIAEPCRTAHLHAMKVAKEAGALLSYDPNLREALWPSLEEARTKILSIWDQADIVKVSEVELEFLTGINSVEDDVAMKLWRPTFKLMLITLGDQGCKYYTKDFRGAVPSYKVQQVDTTGAGDAFIGSLLRKIVQDPSALQDKTKLEGAIKFANACGAITATKKGAIPSLPKEDEVLRLMEKA; this is encoded by the exons ATGGCGGCGAAGCGCGAGCTGGTGGTCAGCTTCGGGGAGATGCTGATAGACTTCGTGCCGACGGTGGCCGGGGTGTCGCTGGCGGAGGCGCCGGCCTTCGTCAAGGCGCCCGGGGGCGCCCCCGCcaacgtcgccatcgccgtcgcgcgcctcggcggcgccgccgccttcgtcggcaagctcggcgacgacgagttcggccgcATGCTCGCCGGCATCCTCCGCGACAACGGCGTCGACGCCGGCGGCGTCGTCTTCGACTCGGGCGCGCGCACCGCGCTCGCCTTCGTCACGCTCCGCGCCGACGGGGAGCGCGAGTTCATGTTCTACCGCAACCCCAGCGCCGACATGCTCCTCACCGCCGACGAGCTCAAGGTCGACGTCATCAAGAGG GCTGCAGTCTTCCACTATGGATCAATAAGCTTGATTGCCGAGCCTTGCCGGACAGCGCATCTGCACGCCATGAAGGTTGCCAAAGAGGCCGGCGCGCTTCTCTCGTATGACCCGAACCTGAGGGAGGCATTGTGGCCATCCCTTGAGGAGGCTCGCACCAAGATCTTGAGCATCTGGGACCAGGCAGACATTGTCAAGGTCAGCGAGGTCGAGCTCGAGTTTTTGACTGGCATCAACTCGGTGGAGGACGATGTCGCCATGAAGCTGTGGCGCCCTACCTTTAAGCTCATGCTTATCACTCTTGGAGATCAAGGATGCAAGTACTATACCAAG GATTTCCGTGGAGCTGTCCCATCCTACAAGGTACAGCAAGTCGATACGACAGGTGCTGGTGATGCATTTATTGGTTCTCTGCTCCGAAAAATTGTCCAGGATCCATCGGCATTGCAA GATAAGACAAAGCTTGAGGGGGCGATCAAATTTGCCAATGCATGTGGAGCAATCACCGCCACGAAGAAAGGGGCAATCCCTTCGTTGCCCAAGGAAGACGAGGTGTTGCGGCTGATGGAGAAGGCGTAG